In the genome of Candidatus Reidiella endopervernicosa, one region contains:
- a CDS encoding sulfurtransferase TusA family protein has product MMSDNEQDISVIGSSCPVPLIKLSQAVAEMAQGETLTITGDDPIFEVGVRDFCEANGHEILDVKVHAGGRIEIHIKV; this is encoded by the coding sequence ATGATGTCAGATAACGAGCAGGATATTTCAGTGATCGGCTCCAGTTGTCCGGTACCGCTGATCAAGCTCTCCCAGGCGGTGGCAGAGATGGCGCAGGGTGAGACGCTGACTATTACAGGAGATGACCCGATATTTGAGGTCGGGGTTAGGGATTTCTGTGAGGCGAATGGGCATGAGATCCTCGATGTAAAGGTGCATGCCGGTGGCCGGATTGAGATCCATATCAAGGTCTGA
- a CDS encoding DsrE/DsrF/DrsH-like family protein, with translation MSNSEQQLNSKQTPKRSTIMLVSGDLDKALLAFEIATGQAAMGMEVTMWFTLYGVNCLKKPRSIFSLSKWLPKQSGDSKGHKAKTDHFLQHLLRLLNRDGANRIPLSQLNLFGVGPWVLGKIMQRKGMAPLEDLIRYAEELGIRFRVCQICVDALALHMEDELVVEAEALGVSSYTIDTNNAHYNAVI, from the coding sequence ATGTCCAATAGTGAACAACAGCTGAATTCTAAACAGACGCCAAAGCGCAGCACGATCATGCTGGTAAGTGGTGATCTCGATAAGGCACTGCTCGCCTTTGAGATTGCCACCGGTCAGGCGGCGATGGGCATGGAGGTGACGATGTGGTTTACCCTCTATGGCGTCAACTGTCTGAAAAAACCACGCTCAATCTTTTCGCTGTCGAAGTGGTTGCCGAAGCAGAGTGGTGATAGCAAAGGGCATAAGGCCAAAACAGACCACTTTCTGCAGCATCTGCTGCGTCTGCTCAACCGAGATGGCGCGAATCGAATCCCACTCTCACAGCTCAATCTTTTTGGTGTTGGACCATGGGTGCTCGGCAAGATCATGCAGCGCAAAGGTATGGCGCCGCTTGAGGATCTGATTCGCTATGCCGAGGAGTTGGGAATCCGTTTCCGCGTCTGTCAGATCTGTGTCGATGCCCTGGCCCTCCATATGGAAGATGAGCTGGTGGTTGAAGCCGAGGCGCTGGGTGTCAGCAGCTATACCATCGATACCAATAACGCACACTACAATGCTGTTATCTAA
- a CDS encoding EAL domain-containing protein produces MRQSQGCVSINISGQSLGDGAFLDFVVDEIHAKKVDTELVCFEITETAAISDFTNALKFINTLKGYGCKFALDDFGSGLSSFGYLKNLPIDFIKIDGMFVKDILDDPVDLVLVEAITKVAHEIGVPTIAEFVENEAIEQKLKQIGVDYAQGYHIGYPEPWELD; encoded by the coding sequence GTGCGTCAGTCGCAGGGGTGTGTCTCGATCAACATCTCCGGTCAGTCGCTTGGTGATGGTGCCTTTCTCGATTTCGTCGTGGATGAGATCCACGCCAAAAAGGTCGATACCGAACTGGTCTGCTTTGAGATTACTGAGACAGCGGCAATTAGCGATTTCACCAATGCGCTCAAGTTTATCAATACGCTAAAGGGGTATGGCTGTAAGTTTGCACTGGATGACTTTGGCAGCGGTCTCTCCTCGTTTGGTTATCTAAAGAACCTGCCGATCGATTTCATTAAGATCGATGGCATGTTTGTTAAGGATATCCTCGATGACCCGGTCGATTTGGTGCTGGTCGAGGCGATCACCAAAGTGGCGCATGAGATCGGTGTGCCGACCATTGCAGAGTTTGTCGAGAATGAGGCGATTGAACAGAAGTTGAAGCAGATCGGTGTCGATTACGCACAGGGATACCATATTGGCTACCCAGAGCCGTGGGAGCTCGATTAG
- a CDS encoding PqqD family protein, translated as MSLDAVYITAGPDVVFEEFDGDLVVLNLTTGRYFGFNQAAGVIWRAMMESATPNEILASVAEHPVLNAEVMGGFVNRLVEFELLVVDPDGTSRTLESETVELLVAVAEVPTVESYDDLADLMVVDPIHDTDQAVGWPQTKQDG; from the coding sequence TTGTCTCTCGATGCTGTCTATATTACTGCGGGTCCCGATGTCGTATTTGAGGAGTTTGATGGCGACCTGGTAGTGCTCAACCTAACCACGGGGCGCTATTTTGGCTTCAATCAGGCGGCGGGCGTGATCTGGCGAGCAATGATGGAGAGCGCAACGCCGAATGAGATTTTGGCGAGTGTGGCAGAGCATCCCGTACTAAATGCAGAGGTGATGGGTGGTTTTGTTAACCGTCTGGTCGAGTTTGAGTTGTTGGTTGTCGACCCTGATGGCACATCTCGTACGCTCGAGTCAGAGACGGTTGAGCTGTTGGTGGCAGTAGCAGAGGTGCCTACGGTTGAGTCCTATGATGATCTGGCTGACCTGATGGTGGTTGATCCCATTCACGATACCGACCAGGCAGTAGGCTGGCCTCAGACAAAACAGGATGGTTAA
- a CDS encoding MBL fold metallo-hydrolase: MPKTSFRKNSDSPVLIVNDGHAAVIDPGGNLTYTRLFMAISDHVVVKNLDYVIASHQDPDIVASLNKWLVGTHCKVIVPELWARFVPHFCTPGNTIGRIIGIPDEGMDIQIGNGVIKALPAHFLHSEGNFHFYDPVSKILFSGDVGTSAVESEKLAIPVQDFDAHIPNMIGFHQRYMNSNKVCRLWANMIRTLDVEAIIPQHGPGFKGKEMVGKFLNWFEYLECGVDLLDQTHFRVPGLNAA; encoded by the coding sequence ATGCCCAAAACAAGCTTCCGCAAAAATAGCGACTCCCCGGTTTTGATCGTCAATGATGGTCACGCGGCGGTGATCGATCCGGGTGGCAATCTCACCTATACCCGCCTCTTTATGGCGATCAGCGACCATGTGGTGGTGAAGAATCTCGATTATGTGATCGCCTCACATCAGGATCCCGATATTGTCGCTTCACTTAACAAGTGGCTGGTTGGAACCCACTGCAAGGTGATTGTCCCGGAGCTGTGGGCGCGGTTTGTACCGCACTTCTGCACCCCTGGAAATACCATCGGTCGCATTATTGGGATTCCAGATGAGGGGATGGATATTCAAATCGGAAATGGCGTGATCAAGGCGTTGCCAGCGCACTTCCTCCACTCTGAGGGAAACTTCCACTTCTATGACCCGGTCAGCAAGATTCTCTTCTCCGGTGATGTTGGCACCTCTGCGGTGGAGAGTGAGAAGCTTGCGATTCCAGTGCAGGACTTTGATGCCCATATTCCCAACATGATTGGCTTCCATCAGCGATATATGAATAGCAACAAGGTATGCCGTCTCTGGGCCAATATGATCCGCACCCTCGATGTTGAGGCAATTATCCCGCAGCATGGCCCCGGTTTTAAGGGCAAGGAGATGGTCGGAAAATTTCTCAACTGGTTTGAATATCTCGAGTGTGGTGTCGACCTGCTCGATCAGACCCACTTCCGCGTGCCGGGTCTCAACGCAGCCTGA
- a CDS encoding diguanylate cyclase domain-containing protein: MGAAPNEELARLKEQVALQEKEIALLLDVSRQIVTLLDIEQVLSLVADRAMELIQAESLLIPIINKTTTHYLYQATSGKNADLIKGQQFPIHVGMCGWVLTHERPLMFGRDYPWEMDEKTRWEEGKESALLVPLIARGRIIGGLSGIGRAGGGSFTQRDLELLMLFANQVSVAIENAQVFRELETEKEMAEITLHSIADGVIRTDARGIVQYLNPVAEFLTGWKRNSAVGQHADQLLPPMISEERAVSSVVTRCLENRETVVESDYEFLPKGLEERLIVQLSASPLHSSDAELSGTVLIFRDITQAQEIATTMAYQASHDALTGLFNRAVFEERLEQLISESRENDAEHTLLYLDLDQFKIVNDTCGHLAGDELLRQISGEMKEQLRHDDLLARLGGDEFGLLLAHCDEQCGARIAETLKDAISDFRFVWKEKSFFIGVSIGVVPITRHAGNYTSLLVAADRACYAAKDRGRNRIHLYREEDVDLNRRHGEMEWVHQISQAMMEDRFVLFAQPIRPLQAQDQKARHELLLRIRSESGELTPPGAFIPAAERYDKMTEIDRWVVATAISKIGSSRALTAMESEVRAVSPR; encoded by the coding sequence ATGGGCGCAGCCCCTAACGAGGAACTGGCAAGACTAAAGGAGCAAGTCGCACTACAGGAAAAGGAGATCGCTCTGCTGCTCGATGTCTCGCGGCAGATCGTCACACTGCTCGACATTGAGCAGGTGTTATCACTGGTCGCTGACCGGGCCATGGAGCTGATCCAGGCGGAGAGCCTGCTGATCCCCATCATCAATAAAACCACCACCCACTATCTCTACCAGGCGACCAGCGGCAAGAATGCTGATCTGATCAAGGGGCAGCAGTTTCCAATCCATGTTGGTATGTGCGGCTGGGTCTTAACCCATGAGCGACCGCTGATGTTCGGTCGTGACTACCCCTGGGAGATGGATGAGAAGACACGTTGGGAGGAGGGCAAGGAGTCGGCACTGTTGGTACCGCTGATCGCACGTGGACGGATTATCGGTGGTCTCTCGGGCATCGGTCGTGCGGGTGGTGGCAGCTTTACCCAGCGTGACCTTGAACTGCTGATGCTGTTTGCCAATCAGGTCAGTGTTGCGATCGAGAATGCCCAGGTGTTCCGCGAATTGGAGACGGAGAAGGAGATGGCGGAGATCACCCTTCACTCGATCGCCGATGGGGTGATCCGTACCGATGCCAGGGGGATAGTTCAGTACCTTAATCCAGTGGCCGAGTTTCTGACGGGGTGGAAACGAAACAGTGCTGTTGGCCAGCACGCCGATCAGCTGTTGCCACCGATGATTAGTGAGGAGCGCGCGGTATCGTCGGTGGTAACGCGCTGTCTCGAGAATAGAGAGACAGTGGTTGAGAGTGACTATGAGTTTCTGCCTAAAGGGCTCGAGGAGCGGCTGATTGTGCAGCTGTCGGCCTCGCCGTTGCATAGTAGTGACGCTGAGTTGAGCGGTACCGTTTTGATCTTCCGTGATATTACCCAGGCGCAGGAGATCGCCACCACCATGGCCTACCAGGCGAGTCATGATGCGTTGACTGGACTCTTTAATCGAGCAGTGTTCGAGGAGCGGCTCGAGCAGCTGATCAGCGAGTCGCGAGAGAACGATGCGGAACACACGCTACTCTATCTCGATCTCGACCAGTTCAAGATCGTTAACGATACCTGCGGACATCTGGCGGGCGATGAACTGTTGCGTCAGATCAGTGGCGAGATGAAAGAACAGCTACGCCACGATGACCTGTTGGCGAGGCTGGGTGGTGATGAGTTTGGTCTGTTGCTGGCCCATTGTGATGAGCAGTGTGGTGCACGCATTGCCGAGACGCTTAAGGACGCGATCAGTGATTTCCGCTTTGTCTGGAAGGAGAAGAGCTTCTTTATAGGGGTGAGTATCGGTGTGGTGCCCATTACGCGTCACGCTGGCAACTACACCTCGCTGCTGGTGGCTGCCGATCGCGCCTGTTACGCCGCCAAGGATCGAGGCAGAAACCGTATTCATCTCTATCGTGAGGAGGATGTCGATCTGAATCGACGCCACGGTGAGATGGAGTGGGTGCACCAGATCAGCCAGGCGATGATGGAGGATCGTTTTGTCCTCTTTGCCCAACCGATCCGCCCCCTACAGGCACAAGATCAGAAGGCGCGGCATGAGCTGCTGCTACGAATCCGTTCTGAGAGTGGCGAGCTGACACCGCCGGGCGCGTTCATTCCCGCCGCTGAGCGCTACGACAAGATGACCGAGATCGATCGCTGGGTGGTGGCGACAGCGATCTCAAAGATTGGCTCTTCACGTGCGCTGACCGCCATGGAGAGCGAAGTGAGGGCGGTTAGTCCCCGATAG